The DNA window CTGTGAATTTTGTCAGTTAAACCATTGCAGTTAAATATCAGTATTAAAGAAGCTCCAAGTGGGCAAGAAAATTTCAAAAGCTTCTTGAACTTACATCATCAATGACTAACAAAAAGCCATGCTTCTTTCGAAGCTCCACCAGCTCAACCATTGGTGCAAAGTCTCCATCCATGCTAAACAAGCTATACAAAATGACAAAATGAGTCAGTGCACTACATAAgcatatatataaatgattatATAGAAGGGTTAATCCCCAATGAGAAGAAAAAACATACAAGTGTAATTAAAGTGAATTAGAGTATACCATATTTCTGGTGGGTAAGAGTTACTTAAAAAGTACTTTTAGTTTTCCTTAACATTGTAAAAATGGTTCACTTTCTGATCACCAAAGACTGAAGAAAGATAAAATGAAGGTAAAGCAGTCCGGAGTTCGAATGAAAAAACTAACCTATCCGTTACAACAACTTTTTTCCTCAATACACAAGTTGACCTGTTCAAAGCATAACACAAATTGAAATAAGAACAAAAACATAGAAAGTTTCATGTAAAAGAATCACAAAGTGTTTAAGGTAATAAGTTAAGAACCTACAATAATGAATTAAGGTGCGACATGTCACAGTGTTTATACACATGGACCTCCACATTCTGTTTTCTTTCAACAAGACGAATACCATCAATTATTGAAGCATGGTTCAGTGCATCAGAAAATATGGCAATCTTTTCCTTCTTCTCAGGCATTTCAACTGAAGCCAAAAGAGAGCTGATGTTCCCAAGGGCTACCATCACTGCCATATTAGCAGCAAACCCTGTAGGACAAAGAAGACAATCCTAGCATAAATAAGAACGACTGTGCATTAGTTTGCAGTTAAACTCCTGGATGTTCAATAGAACATGAGACATCGACACGGCCTTCTAGGAATTGCTCAACTGACCACCACTATTCATAATCTTAACCAATTTACTGTTTATTATCCATGACCATAACAATTATAACTACTTTTGTTAGTTTGGATCAGGGTATCGGTCATAAATGACCTTCTTATatgttttctttctttctatttaCTTATGTTACACAACAGGAAGTTCCCAACAACATATGGGAAAACTTGTCAACTTAACTTATATATCCAAAAACTTAATAAAGGTTAAATGACAGCAAAATAAGGAGGACATCATGTTCATTTATTTACTGTTCTAATGGAATATGTCTGATAATGAATCACTCCATTATTAGATCACATCAAAACAATTGCTGAACTGACCAAATGTAAACCGAGGTAACAGAACCGTCTGAGCATATACCTCTTTCTTTTTCAAGTTTGCTAGAGAAGACTCTAGTTTTCTATGGTAATTGGTGTATCCACATATTAAAGCAGAGCCTCTTGGTCCCATTCCATGTTCCTGAGCTGCCTGATAAAACATGAAGTTTAAAACATAAGAACAGGTCAATAAAGAGCAATTCTTTAGTCTAAAagacatgattttttttaatccaGAAAGCAAGAATATGTAAAATATTGAAACCTTAGCAGCAGCCTTGCCAATTGTGGGATGAGAACTTAACCCCAAGTAATCATTGCCAGAGAATAACAGTAATTTCTTCGACTGCTCAACAACATGACTCATTACTCCACTTTCACTTGCAATCTCATCTCCTGCAAGAAAAGAAACAAGCCCATTACATCAGAATCAATAATGCATTGGTTCATAGATAATCAGGAAGTACGAACACAATTATAAGTGGGATAAGTACCTGAACTGGGAATTTCAAGGAGCCAATTACGAAATGTGGATTGAGAAATAGAAACTTCAATAGAAGAACGATCCCAAGGCTGCATTTGATCGAACACCTCGTAATCATCGCCTAATACTTGAGTTTCTTTGGAATTAGAGAGGTAAATGGGCCTTAACGAACGAAGCAGTTTCAAAGATTGAAGCTTTTCAAGTGCTTCTTCTACCCAGTAATCCCATGAActcttctccatttttcttgCTTGCAATTTGGGaaatagaagaaaaaagaaTGTAATGATAGTGAAGAAGAAGAGGCGGTAGCTCACCCAAGTAGTTGAGCTCGCTGCGAGGTAGTTAGTAGTTACTACAATTACAACTACTACTAGTTTGTGAGATGACAGGTTTTTGCGAAGGAAACGAGGCGGTTTGATTGGCTGTCGTTTGCAATATGGTAATGTGTCGTTTGAGTAATAGGGTCGTTTTACTCATGATGCTAAAGTTTGGGAAAAGGTTCAAAAAGTAACCCTAATGTTTTTGATGTATCTCGTATGTGACCTTTATGTTTGTTTGGTCTCAATAGAGCCCCGACATTTTTAGAATTAGACCCTCACTATATGgatcatataaaataaatatttgaaagtATAAGAATCTATTGAAAAAAGAGAGCAAATTACGCTGAGGTTCCTGATGAATCACCAAAATAGATCCGAGCTGTAgtgacctgcacaccacaagcagacggaggtcagaaagaactccggtgggggtcaccggacgttcactccgacgctcaagtaagattttaagtagaggaagaagaagaagagaaaagagagtgcttagagtagagaaaaagaaattacctagggtttgtccttaaaccctctatttatagttagggtttaaggacaaacctgccttgctggcaggctgtgagcccagtggtcccagaaatcagttatgctgacgtggtggAATATCCTtgcgggaggcacgggttgttaggtgtgtcagagggaacattcctcacgtacctgtcagaagatcttctgtggtccccggatctggtacacgagcgAGCGCTCTTTGGacaggacctcggagcccggataacttgggagtcaagttatcatgaTTTCCGTATCTGGGAGCAGCTCAGAGCTCGGACCAGATGGTCCGGTTTTTCGGGCTCAGAGCTCGGGTAagattcttggtccgaccttatcaggcatgattgtctcggatgatgtttgaattcccatcgatccggtgaccccccaagtcatgcgttctatgatttcaagaaggtcgggaattgttaccaggtcggtgaaatgcttgacttagcgacgttcgttcctggcgaggttgcttcgcccctactagatgtgctacgttatcactagtccccccccagtgcgtcggatatttatgtccgagatgGTAGTGTCCTTCGAGGTCTCAGTTACGTGACTGGTGATTTGATTGCCCTAGTATTGGTCAATGCTGACACCGGGCCGTTTGTCAGAAGGAGTAGCTGGTGGGATGTGAAAAGACCTGTCCTTTCGAGCTGGTGAGCATGACAGCTGTTAGAGATGGGTCTCCTAGATGGCGGTTGTGCTTCTGTGCACGTTTCGTCCACGTGTCTAGCGGTTATTGCTAGTGCGGTTTCCTAGGAGACGTTTTAAATGGGAAGAGAGAGAAGAATTAAAGGCGTGTCCTTTCaatttccctctcttttcagGTATAAATTTCGTTTTTCAAAAACTTAGGCACTTTTTGCATTCTCTCTGagcttttggatttttattctTCTCTGAAAACAAACGCTCTCTGTTCTTCGAAGATAAACCGTTTGTTCTTCTCTTGCCTTGAGTTTCCATTGCTGCTTGCTGTGTGAAGGGTTGCTTGCTTCTCTGTTCTTGAGATTTCAAAGCTTCGTCGTCGATCGCGTTTGACGTTTCCAGTTGCTTTACTTTTGTTCTTCTCCAGAATCTTGCTGCGTTTTTCACAAGTGAGTATTCTTTACTTTTCCTGGATTTAGTGTTAGTTCTTTCGCTCCTGTTGTGTGATTTTtatttgctatgtgtttattCTCTGAGATTGGCATttgtttatgaaatttttaCCTTGGCTTGTTAGATGCTCTGTTCGTAGGGTTTTTAATATAATGTGCTTTGTAGATTCTGTGTTCTTCTGGTTTGATTCCATGTTTGTTTCTGTTTCATGATTTCACTGTGTTTTTGAGGTTTAGATGGTCTAGATTCTGTGTTTTCGTTGTGATTTTGATTTCATGTGCCTGAAATCTGGGAAATGAATGTCCCGAAATCTGGGAATTCATTGTGGTGTTCTTGGCGTTCTGATGATTTCACCCCTTAGGAGGCTTCTGTTGATTCAtgatttgttgttgttttttttttttttttttttttttttttggaaactCGTCTCATCCGAGATTGTTTCTGCTTGGCCTAGGTATGTCGGGTGAATTGTCAGAACGCGAAGAGGGAAGGGGTTATGATGATGACGACATGGGAACCGACGAGGTATCTACGGAATTCCATGTTGTCCGTTCTGCCCGAGCAAACCTTTCCGAGGTGGAGGGAGTAGGGACATCGGCTCCAGCTCCCGCTAAGGAAAAGAAAGGGAAAAAAGTTGTTGCTGATGCTGGGGAGAAACCTGAGGATCGAGATTTGAAAGCATCGCGGTGTACCCCGGGCTTTCTAGCGGCGGTTCGTGCAGCGTTTGACATCCCGGAGGAGTACGGGCTTTCGTTGATCCCGGAAGGACATCGGCTAAACGACGTTCCTCCCGAGAATGCCATTATGCTTACCCTGGAGCATCTTCAATCGGGTATACGGTTCCCGATTTCTGAAGATTACAAGCGATTGAGCAACTATTTCGAGGTGCCTCTTTCGCAGATCCACCCCAACGGAGTTCGTCATTACTCCTGTTTTCTGAAGTTGTGTCAACTGACCGGGGTGAACGCCACGATGCGGCTCTTCTGCTGCTTGTACCTGTTGTCCTTGAAAGATAGGAATCATTTTGCCTATATCCGCTTCCGAGGTGAGAGGAAAGAGGTGCCGGGTGGGCTGATATCCGGGATCACTGACTCCCTGCGAGATTTTAAGGAGGATTTTTTTCAGGTCACCCATCCTACTGCCTTCCAAGGGATGGTGACTACCTGGGCTTTGAAGTGTTACAAGCCGGACAAGTGGTTCCATACTCCGGCCCCATTAGAGGTGGCCGACATGGTGAAACTTCGTGATGCTGATCCTACTGGGGAGAAGGCTCAAGCCGACAAGCTGTGCCCGAAAGTTGCTTTTGAATTTTGGAAAAGCTCAGGGCCTGCTGGTACCAGTTTATTTTTGACTTGTTACATGtgcatatttttattatttttatgcttgCGTGTCGTTGTCTTACTGTGTTCTTGCCTGTGCTGGTGTCTGACTAGctgatgtttttgttttgtcacaGTGAATACTTTGGATCCATCAAGGTTGGCTGGGAAAAAGCGAAAGAGGCCGGCGAGCCGAGGTGCCACTCCGGCGCCCCCTCCCATTCCCCCAACTGCTGCGGATGCGACTTCTGCTCCGCGAACTACAGGGGACCGGGAGGCCCCTGGAGCTGGTATTCATGTCGTCCCGCTCCGGGTGCAGCTGCCCGGAGGGATTGAGGTTCCTCCCACCGCGGAACCTGTTGGGGATATCCCCTTTGTAGACCTAGGTTCAGCTGAGACCGTGGTGGGGCCTCGGCAAGCTGAGGAGGTCCCGGAGAGAAGAGCTCCTGGGGAAGGTGGCCCAAGTGCCCAAAGGTCGAGACGTGAGATCCCGGATCTGCCGGAGATCTCCTCTGATACTAGCACCACCGCCCCCGGTCCCCAGACAATAACTCGGACAAGTTTTGCCGAGTGGGTGAGCCGACATAATGACGGGGCTCGCCCATCTTTGACCGAGATGGTCATTGCGGGGGATGTGGCCCGGGTGACCACGTTGCCCATAGACCTGGCGCATTACAAGACCTATAAGCCCGAGAATCTTCTGGCTGCGGTCTCCTCTCTTTGCCTTCAGGTattctttgttttaattaactttctctaagtgtttgtttattttgtttgtttttaatcaTGCTTTGTTTTGACGACAGGCAGCTCAGATGTCCTATCTGGCGGACCAGAACGTTAACAAAAGCGAGGTGGACCTCCTTCTGGCCAAGGATCTTCTGTTGTCGGAGAGGGCTAAACTCCGGGATGCTGAGAAGCGAGCTGCCGAAGCAGAGATAAGGGCCTCCGAAGGAGCTTCCTTGGTGGCCAACTTGGAAAACCGGTTGAAGGAATCCGAGGACCGGCGGGCAGAGGACTTGGGGGTTTTGGAGTCCCTGCGAAAGGATGTTGGTCGTCTGGAGACCGAGAAGGTGGCTGAAAAGGAAGACTTTTCCAAGCAGCTTGCCGACATAACCCGCCGGAACGAACTAGCGAGCAAAGGGCTCCGGGACACTGTGGACGACCAGAAGAAAAAACTGGAGGAGGCCAACAATCGGGCGAGGGATGCGGAGGCTAAGGTTGCCCAAGCGACTACTCGGGAAGAGGATATGTACGAGGACTTCCGACGAATGTTGTATGTCGGGGAGATCCAGGTCGGGGAGTATGTAAGAAGTCGGTTCGGGGCTGATACCGATGTATCAAGTTTCAAGTTGGATGCCGTGGAATTACATCGCCGGGCCAAAGAGCTGCCCGAAGATTACGATGTGCAAGCAGACATCGACGACTACCTGGCTGACGACCAGGATCAGGGCCCAGTTTAGAATAACCATAGTTGTATTTTTgctttgtttttgtaatttttgaacaTTGTTTAGTTTTTAGGAATGCTGAGCTTCTGAGCTCGTTCTACTCTGTCTTGAATATTTTTCCGTGtttgttatatgttttttcCTTGTCTGAATGTTTATGTTTTCTTTGTTATCTCTGAATATTGTTTCTTTGAATGAACTCTTGCTTTTGAGAATTTTGATTAAGTATGTGACAGCATGTTTTTCACCTGCTAACTTAGCTTAGTTTCCGAGCTGGTTAGGATAGGTTCTTAGTTATTCATAGACCAAGTTTAAGCAAGTTGCTCGGCGTGGATAGCCTATTGTCTTGGGACAACCCGGAGTCGTTGTTGCTCGGGTTCGAGAATGGCTCGCAGTACGTTGGTGGCCTCTAGCCCgctggatggcacatagcccgtagatggcacatagcccgctggtggcacatagcccgtaggtggcacatagcccgctggtggcgcatagcccgtagatggcacatagcccgtggatggcacatagcccgtggatggcacatagcccgtggatggcacatagcccgtggatggcacatagcccgtggatggcacatagcccgctggtggcacatagcccgctggtggcacatagcccgtggatggcacatagcccgtggatggcacatagcccgctggtggcacatagcccgtggatggcacatagcccgctggtggcacatagcccgctggtggcacatagcccgtggatggcacatagcccgtggatggcacatagcccgctggtggcacatagcccgtggatggcacatagcccgtagatggcacatagcccgtgaatttttaccgagtagagtgctcgggttttgggaaagacatgaattctttttaatcttttttattcattgaggggaaaaacttatgtttgagttttacaaaagcctaactcaaacataagtgaaaaaacccctaggtacctcgaaaatgaaaacaagtaactactgatagtatttc is part of the Mercurialis annua linkage group LG3, ddMerAnnu1.2, whole genome shotgun sequence genome and encodes:
- the LOC126675235 gene encoding 8-amino-7-oxononanoate synthase isoform X1, producing the protein MEKSSWDYWVEEALEKLQSLKLLRSLRPIYLSNSKETQVLGDDYEVFDQMQPWDRSSIEVSISQSTFRNWLLEIPSSGDEIASESGVMSHVVEQSKKLLLFSGNDYLGLSSHPTIGKAAAKAAQEHGMGPRGSALICGYTNYHRKLESSLANLKKKEDCLLCPTGFAANMAVMVALGNISSLLASVEMPEKKEKIAIFSDALNHASIIDGIRLVERKQNVEVHVYKHCDMSHLNSLLSTCVLRKKVVVTDSLFSMDGDFAPMVELVELRKKHGFLLVIDDAHGTFVCGKNGGGVAEEFNCERDVDVCVGTLSKAAGCHGGFIACSKKFKKLVQSRGRSFIFSTAAPVPVAAAAHAAIFVATKEEWRRKAVWSRVQEFQALTGIPITSPIISLIVGSEEKALKASRYMLKSGFHVTAIRPPTVPPNSCRLRVTLTATHTADDLKELIAALSCCINFHESGGHSFNGYARL
- the LOC126675235 gene encoding 8-amino-7-oxononanoate synthase isoform X2 codes for the protein MEKSSWDYWVEEALEKLQSLKLLRSLRPIYLSNSKETQVLGDDYEVFDQMQPWDRSSIEVSISQSTFRNWLLEIPSSGDEIASESGVMSHVVEQSKKLLLFSGNDYLGLSSHPTIGKAAAKAAQEHGMGPRGSALICGYTNYHRKLESSLANLKKKEDCLLCPTGFAANMAVMVALGNISSLLASVEMPEKKEKIAIFSDALNHASIIDGIRLVERKQNVEVHVYKHCDMSHLNSLLSTCVLRKKVVVTDSLFSMDGDFAPMVELVELRKKHGFLLVIDDAHGTFVCGKNGGGVAEEFNCERDVDVCVGTLSKAAGCHGGFIACSKKFKKLVQSRGRSFIFSTAAPVPVAAAAHAAIFVATKEEWRRKAVWSRVQEFQALTGIPITSPIISLIVGSEEKALKASRYMLKSGFHVTAIRPPTVPPNSCSLGYELL